The genome window AATCAGCAATGCTTCCAACTATTAGTGCTGGCCAAGTTTGGGTTGGTAATGCAACAAATGGTGCTCAAGCATTTACGTTATCTGATGACGTAGCATCTGTTTCTAACACAGGTGTTGTGACTTTAAGTTCTTCTGCGACGGGTTCTAATAAGTTACCACTTGCTGGTGGCACAATGAGTGGTGCTATCAATATGGGTGGAAATAATATTTCTAACGCAGGGGATGTGAGCCTTGCTGCTGGTAAGTTCTTAGGTCTTGGTGTTGGTTCAACTGCAGGAACTGTCACAGGTCAGATGTGGTATGACTCAGGAGTTATTAAATACTTCGACGGCACGACGACTCAGTCTTTAGGTGTTGCCGGTGCTGGGATCACGTCACTTAATGGCTTAACTTCTGGTACGCAGTCTTTTGTTAACGGCACTTCTGGTACAGCTCCTGCGTTTAGCTCTGCGGGCTCAGCTCACACGTTAAATATCCCAATGGCTTCTAGCGCGTCTGTCACTGCCGGTCTTATTAGTAATGCGGATTACGCTTCAATGATGGCTAAGCAATCAAACTCATTGGCTGCTGGCCAAGTATGGGTGGGTAATGCTTCAGGTGCTGCTCAGGCATTTAGTTTATCTGGAGACGTAGCATCTGTTTCTGATACCGGTCTAGTAACCGTTAATAAAACAATTTTAGGACTGTCTAATAAGCTTTTGCAGCTTGATAACACAGGTATTGCGAACACTTATGGGGTTAGTATTTATGGCGCGACAAGCGGCCAGATTTACCTCTCAGCAATGCCAACCACAACGGTCTATGGGTTGCGATTCCCAGCGACTGCGCCGGCCGATAATCAAATCCTAAAAGCAAACTCTTCTGGCGATCTTTCATGGGTCACTTACTTAGCAAATGTTTCTGATTCAGCACCACTTACTAACGGCAAAATGTGGATCGGTAATGCTTCTGGTATTGCTTCTGAAGTAACGATGTCAGGGGATGCAACGATCACGAATGCAGGTCTTCTTTCACTTAAAAATACAGGCACTGCTGGTACATATACTAAAGTTATTACAGATGCACAAGGTCGCGTAACTTCGGGTTCTGCCCTTGCCGCTTCAGATATCACAACTGCACTTACATATACTCCAGTAAATAAAGCTGGCGATACTATGTCTGGTAGCTTGATGCTGGTTGCTGGTCAGTATTTGGGGCTGGGCTCAGGGTCAACTGCGGGTACAGTAGCCGGTCAGGTTTGGTACGATTCAGGAACTATTAAGTACTTCGATGGTACTACTGCGAAATCTCTTGGTGTTGCTGGTGCTGGTATTACTAGTATTAACGGTGCGACAGTGAGTTCTCAAACATTCCCAGTTCCTGGCACTTCGGGCACAGCTCCTGCTTGGTCTATCAATACAGGTGCCGGCTCACATACTCTGAATATCCCAATGGCTTCTGCCGCTTCAGTGACTGCGGGTCTTATCAGCAATACGGACTACGCCGCATTTAATGCGAAAATGAGTAACTCATTAACTGGTGGTCAGATCTGGGTTGGTAACTCAGCTAACGTTGCTCAAGCAATGTCTTTGGGTGGTGACGTAGCCTCTGTATCTAACGCCGGTGTTGTAACTCTTAAATCAGTTGGCACAGTTGGTACTTACTGGAAAGTTGTGACGGATGCTCAAGGCCGTGTGACTTCCGGTGGCGCTCTTGCTTCTGGTGACGTAACGACGGCTCTTGGCTATACTCCAGCTTCGACAGGTTCATCTTATGTCAACGGCGGTAACTCATTTGCTGGTAACGCGACGATTGGTTTAAATGATGCTTACACATTAGGATTCAAAACTGGCGGAACAACGCGCATGACTTTGGATGCCTCTGGCAATCTCGGTATCGGGACATCAGCGCCTGGTGCGGTACTCGATGTACGCGGGCCTAGCGGTGGTGTGGGAGGAGATACCTTCCGGGTTTCTAATCCGTCTGGTCAGACTTATCTTTATGCCTTTTCGACAGCCGATACGTCGGCCTCGCTCGGAGCCTGGTCTTCATCAGGAAGCCAGAAACCTTTACTCATCAATGAAGGCGGCACCGCAAACGTCGGCATCGGTAACGTTGCCTCGCCTGGATCCCTTTTATCAGTGGCTGGCAACGTTGCTGTGGGGACTTATGCAAGCAGTGCTGCACCCACCAATGGATTGATCGTTTCTGGTAACGTCGGTATCGGGACGGCAAGCCCTGGCGTGGCTTTGGATGTAAGCTCTAAAACAGATGCGATCGGTTTACCAGTGGGTAATACTTCGCAACGTCCATCAAATGCTACAGGGTTACTTCGCTACAATACAACGACAGGTGGCGTAGAATATAATAGCGGTTCTGCTTGGAACACTGTTGGCACAGCGCTCGGCTACACTCCAGTCAATCGTGCTGGCGATACTATGTCTGGCAGTTTGATGCTTGCAGCTGGTCAGTATTTGGGTCTTGGCTCAGGATCCACTGCGGGAACAGTGGCCGGTCAAATGTGGTATGACTCAGGCGTCATTAAATATTTTGATGGAACTACGGTAAAATCACTCGGTGTTGCGGGTGCTGGTATTACAAGCTTGAATGGCTTAACAGCGAATGTTCAATCCTTTGTAGTGGGTTCTGCAGGTAACGCTCCTGCGATTACGTCTGCAAGCTCAGCTCACACACTTGATATCCCAATGGCTTCGGCTTCTGGCTCTGTGACTGCGGGTCTTATTAGCAATACTGATTATGCAGCTTTCAATGCAAAAATGAGCAGTACATTAAACAGCACTCAAGTGTGGGTTGGTAATGGATCAAATGCTGCCGAAGCACGTACTCTTTCTGGTGATATTTCAATTTCTAACGTAGGCCTTGTTACTGCTGATAAAACGACGATCGGCACTTCTTCAAAGCTCCAGCAATTGGATGCCTCAGGGGTCGCGAATGCTTTAGGTATTGGTTTAATCAATTCAGGCACTGTGCGCATTTTGCCAGCTACACCAACAACAGCTTCTTATGATTTGAGATTGCCTGCAGGATCTCCAGCGGCAAATCAGATCCTGCAATCAGATGCAACAGGGCAGATGTCCTGGGTCACTAACACAGCTTCAAGTGGTTATGTGAACGGTGGGAATACATTTGCTGGTAATGCGACCATCGGTTTGAATGATGCTTATACTCTGGGATTTAAAACGAACAACGCTACACGCATGACTCTTGATGCGAGTGGAAATTTTGGTATTGGTACAGCGACTCCAACGGCGGCGTTGGATGTTAACGGTGCCATTAATATTTCTGGAACAAATGGTATTAGTTATCCAAGCACGGACTCAACGGCAGGATCAAGTATCGCAATTGGCGCCTCAGCTCTTGTGCAGCAGTATTCACTGGCTTCGGCCGCGTATAGAAATACGGCGATCGGTTATCAGGCGATGAGCAACGCCGGTCTTACGACGGCAGCGACTAAAAATACGGCTGTGGGTTACAAGGCTGGGGCAAATAGTACAACGGGTTTTCAGAATACCTATATTGGTTACCAAGCGGGCTCAGCATCCGGCAGCGGTGCAACGCGCACTTCAACAGCTATTGGTGCTAATGCCACTGTGAATGCGGGCGGTTCCGGTTATGACGTGGTTCTTGTTGGTGCGAACTCTTCTTGCTGTACCGGTGGCACCGGTGGAGTTGTTGTCGGTGCTTCAGCAGCCGGAAGTGGTAATACAGGTATTGCTATAGGTAACTCAGCTTCTCAGGCGGGTGATAACTCTATCGCAATCGGTTATTCTTCTGCGACAGCTCAGGCGGGTGCGGTTGCTCTTGGTATTACTGCCAAAACTGCAAGTTACAACGGTGTCAGTATCGGTAGTGGTGCTGGTTCTACGAACGTCTCTGGGAATAACAACGTCCTCATTGGCGCCGGTGTTGGGAGTACAACTCTGACAACAGGCGCGCGCAATCTTTTAATTGGCGTGGATAGCTCAGTCGACTCAGTGGCGGCTTCGACAAGCAACTCTATGAATATTGGTAACGCAATCTACGCAACCAATATGAAGAATGCAACGAACACGAGCGGCGTTGCAAAAATCGGTATTAATAATAATTCTCCTGCATCTATCTTTGATATCACAGATACTAGTACGACGACGAGCGCGCTCATCGTTCCGCGTGCAGCGACGTTTACCGGCACAACGGTGAATGGTATGATTCGTTATAATACGACCTCCAGTCAGTTTGAGTTCTATCAAAATGGCGCGTGGGTGAATTACTCAACGGGCAGCGGTTCTAGCTTGGTGGTGGCTCCATCAACGGGTTCTCTCATTGGCGGCACCACGGCTGCGAGTTCTGTGACGACAGCGGGCTTAAATAACATCGCCTACGGTTACCAAACCTTGAATTCAAATACGACGGGAAGCGGAAATACAGCCATGGGGTATCAGGCGATCGCCTTAGATAATAGTGGCTATAACAACATCGCTATCGGTTATCAAGCAGCCTACAGTGGCGGCGGCAATGAAAATACGACGGTCGGCTCTATGGCTTATTACAACTCAGACTCAGGAAATCAAAACGTCGCCATCGGTGGCTATGCATTGAATAGATCTCAAGGAGCCTCCGGCAATACAGCCGTAGGTTATGATGCTGGTGACATGCTCACCAGCGGTGCTGGTAACGTGATACTCGGCTGGGAAGCTGGGAATAATCTCACAACCGGCAGTAATAACATCGTTATCGGTTACAACATCGGTGCGCCAAGTGCGACGGGTAGTAATCAAATGACAATCGGTAATATGATTTACGGTACGGGCATCAATGGCACAGGCACAACACCTTCAACCGGTAAGATCGGTATCGGGACAGCGTCGCCTTCTTACACCTTGTCAGTGAATGGGACTGCGAATGCAACCACATTCTTGATGAATGGTTCGTCGAGTGCGCCAGCCGCGAAAGTCACCAATGCGGCTGAACCAGTTGCAGTCAGTGCGACAGCTGCGACAGGAACAGTGAATTTCTACTTAGCAAGCGGCGCAGTTCAATATTACACTTCGAATGCATCAGCAAACTGGACTCTTAATTGGGCCTGGTCGTCGGGCACGAGCTTGAATACGGCTCTTTCGACAAATGACTCTGTCACGACAACATTCTTGGTCACTCAAGGTGCGACGGCGTACTATCCATCCGCGTTTACAATTGACGGAACAAGTGTGACGCCAAAATGGTTGGGTGGCTCTGCTCCAACGGCGGGAAATCCTTCCAGTATCGATGTCTATACATGCACTATTATTAAAACAGCGAGCGCAGTTTTCTCAGTGCTCTGCTCACAGGCACAATATAAGTGATGATCTTATGCTGCTAAACTGGAAATGTCTTTTCATCGCTGCAATTTTTGTGATCCCTTCGATCGCAATGCCGGGCAGTCTCGCAACCCGTGGCGCCTTTTCGGCTCAGGGTTTTTTAGTCGGCAGAGGGCAAGTCGTAGTGTATCTCACGAGCACAGGCACCACCACTTGGACTGTGCCGGCCAATTGGAATTCTTATAATAATAAAATCGAAGTGATTGGCGGCGGCGGTGGCGGAGGCGGCGGCAGCGGTGCGAATAACCAAGCTGGGGCCGGTGGTGGCGGAGCTTATGCTGTTGCGACCAACGTAACACTGACCCCCAATGCGACGGTCACAATTCAAGTGGGCACAGGAGGAGCCGGCGGAGCCCCCAATAATGGTGCCGGTGGAAATGGTGGCGACACTTGGTTTAATGGTGCGAGTTGTGCTTCCTCTTCAGTTTGTGCAAAAGGCGGAAAAGGTGCCATTCCCGCAACAGACTCCACAGGTGGTGCCGGTGGTTTAGCGAGCAGCTCAATCGGTGCGATAGCTTTTAACGGTGGCAACGGTGGTGGTGGAAGTAACATGTCCTACAGTGGTCTTGGTGGCGGCGGCAGCGGTGGTCCGTTGGGTCCCGGAGGAAATGGCGGCAGTGAAACCGTGGGCAGCCTCAGTCTGACAGGAGCCTCTGGTGGCGGAGCAAGCAGTGGTGGTGCTAATGCAGCAACGCTGACTTCGGTGACGACTCCAGGATTGGCTGGCGCGAATAATATCTCAGGCACGGGCGGCGGAGCTGGTGGCGCATCCGCGGGAGCTGCCGGAACCGCGGGAACTTTGGGCGGTGGTGGTGGCGGCGGCGGCGGTCGCACAAGCTCAACGGGAACTGCCGGAGTTGGCGGAGCTGGCAGTATGGGAAGTGATTGGGGATCTCTCTACGGAAGCGGTTCCGGTGGCGGAGGTGGTGGCGGCACCAATAGCGGTACTGCCAACGCAGCTGCCGGCGGCAATGGCGGGCTCTATGGTGGCGGCGGCGGAAGTGGCGGCTGCAGTGCCGGAGGAACCAATGGTGCCGGCGGAGCAGGAGCTCAAGGAATCATTGTCATAACTTATTACATACCTGTTGCCACAACTGTGGCGGTGGTTCTGACGAGTGGCACGTCGTGGACTGTTCCTGCAAACTGGAATAGCTCCAGCAACTCAATTGAATGTATTGGTGGGGGCGGTACTGGTGCGAGCGGCGGTGGCGGGAACTCTGGCACCGGAGGCGGCGGTGGTGCCTACGCGAAAATTACAAATCTTGCTTTAACGGGTGGAAACACAGTGACCTATCAGATTGGTGCGGGCGGAAGTTCGGGAACCTCTAATGCCACAGATTCTTGGTTTAACGGCACGTCATGTGCGGCCGCCTCGGTTTGTGCAAAAGGCGGAGTTTCCGGAGGCAATGGTGGCACTGGTGGCAGTTCTTCAAGTAGCGTTGGTGCGACAAAATATGCCGGAGGGGCGGGCGGTGTCGGTGGTGCTGGGACACAAGGTGGCGGCGGCGGCGGCGGTGCCGCTGGGCCCAATGGCATTGGTGGTGCCGGTGGCTCGGGAGCTTCCAGTACGAGTACCGGTGCTGGCGGCGGCGGCAGTGGCGGCGGATCCGCGGGCGGCGCTTCTTCTGGTTCAACAGCAGGTGCCGGCGGAAATAACAGCGCCGGCAGTGGCAGCGGGAGTGCTGGCGTCAACGGTAGCAATGGAATAAATGGTGGAGGCGGCGGTGGCGGCGGTTCGGGCAGTGTGACCGGTACCGGAGGTAACGGCAGTATGAGCAGCGATATGACTGCGGGTTCTCTCGCAGTAGGCCCAGGTGGTGGTGGCGGCGGCGGTACAGGGAATGTTGCTGGCGGAACCGGCGGCGCCTTTGGCGGCGGTGGCGGCGGCGGTGGCCCCAACGGCTCGGGAGGCAAAGGAAAATCAGGTCTTTGCGTGATTAGGTATTCTCCGTAAATAAAACCTTCGGCCTCTGCGAAGCCGAAGGTGTATCAATCTATGGAACCGAAGGTGTATCAATCTACGGAACCGAAGGTGTATCAATCTACGGAACCGAAGGTGTAGCTTCGGCAACAGCAGGGAAGTAAACGCCTTTAGGATGGATCGCATGTCCTGCAGGGATTCCTGTGCCGAGCTCTTCAGCGCGGAACACCGACTCTGGCAAGTTCAATGTCTTACGAAGTTCATTCATAGTCTCAGGCACAAATGGCGCGAGCATAATCATCAAATTCTTTAAAACATAGAAGCATGTGAACAAAGCGTCTTTACGTTCTGTTTCGTCACCACGATCGTCGTGCGGTTTATGCTGAGCAAAGAGCGAGTTGATTTGGCGCGCGTAATTTTCAACTTGGCCAAGCAAGATTGCGTAATCGCCTTTTTGCATCGAGCGCAAATACAATTGCACAAGCTTCAACGTCTCGGCCTCCGCTTTGCCGATGAGTTTTCCCTCTGGAACTTTGCCGCCGAATTTGGAATGACATGCAGAGATTGGCTTTTCAAGCGCAGCATTCATAGGACCTGCGAGGAATTTATTTCTTTCTGCGAAAGTCTCAAAATCAAAGTTCGACGCTTTTACTGGCAAGCTTAAAAGTGCCAAGAAATAACGAACCTGATCGGCAGAGTAGCCCATCTCAAGCAGTTGATCGCCGGTGTAGAAATTGCCTTTTGACTTACTCATCTTTTCGCCGTTCACCATCAAGTGATAGACGCTCAAAATTTCAGTCATTTGCAAATCACCTTTTTGTGGCAATTGCTGAGGATCAGCTTTGTGACCAAGCCACATTGAGCCCTGCATGATCACGTAGAAGAACACGTTATCTTGCCCAAGGAACTGCACAACGGTTGCCTCAGGATCACACCAAAATTCTTTGTACTGTTCACGGCTGCGGCCGGATTTTTCCAATGCCACTTGTGTGAATACGATTGGTGCGATCAAAGAATCAGGCCAAACGTAAAGCGTTTTGCCTTTCATATCCGGGTCCAATTCAGGTGGGACGGGAATTCCCCAAGACACGTCACGAGTGATCGGACGGTAGCCCCACTTATCCGTAATCACAGATGGAATACCGGCTGCTTCCAAAACCTGCTGACCTTTAGCAAGATCGGCTTTTGAATCAAACAAGCACTCAACCTTTTTGCCCGGAACGTAGCGGGATTTATGTTTCGGCAGAGTTTCTTTAATCTCTTTGTATTTTTCTTCGTGAACATTTTCAAAGCGGCAGCCAATGAGGACCGTGTTGGTCACTTCTTGAACAACAGCAGTACGCCACGCTTTTTGCTTGGTCTCGATCCAAGTTTTCAAAGGATCTGCGACCTTCCACATATTCAGCCACCAGTGAGCGGTGTCTTTCAGCTCTGGCTTTGCATCGCTGATCTCGCTGCGAGGATCTTTGAGCGTGCTCGGATCAAATTGAGTTCCGCAAGCATCGCACTCATCAGAGTAGGCGTCAGTACTGCCGCAGTTCGGGCAAGTGCCACGAACAAAGCGATCTTGCAGAAAGCGATTCATCTTCGGATCGAA of Bdellovibrionales bacterium contains these proteins:
- a CDS encoding class I tRNA ligase family protein, with amino-acid sequence MQPGKPENKFSPPTDVKSALNQYKKPKKVVVTAGMPYANGPLHLGHLAGAHVPADIYARWMRMLIGSENVLFVNGNDDHGSTSEVAAVKAGKTIREFIDTIHEKQKETLKKFNVKTDIFTGTSRPETYPLHEAYSQDFLRRLFKNDMLEKRVTKQWFDPKMNRFLQDRFVRGTCPNCGSTDAYSDECDACGTQFDPSTLKDPRSEISDAKPELKDTAHWWLNMWKVADPLKTWIETKQKAWRTAVVQEVTNTVLIGCRFENVHEEKYKEIKETLPKHKSRYVPGKKVECLFDSKADLAKGQQVLEAAGIPSVITDKWGYRPITRDVSWGIPVPPELDPDMKGKTLYVWPDSLIAPIVFTQVALEKSGRSREQYKEFWCDPEATVVQFLGQDNVFFYVIMQGSMWLGHKADPQQLPQKGDLQMTEILSVYHLMVNGEKMSKSKGNFYTGDQLLEMGYSADQVRYFLALLSLPVKASNFDFETFAERNKFLAGPMNAALEKPISACHSKFGGKVPEGKLIGKAEAETLKLVQLYLRSMQKGDYAILLGQVENYARQINSLFAQHKPHDDRGDETERKDALFTCFYVLKNLMIMLAPFVPETMNELRKTLNLPESVFRAEELGTGIPAGHAIHPKGVYFPAVAEATPSVP